A window of uncultured Fretibacterium sp. contains these coding sequences:
- the modB gene encoding molybdate ABC transporter permease subunit, protein MDWYPLYNSLRIAAISTVLSFFLGIAAAYYIARLPRLVKGALDVVLTLPLVLPPTVVGYLLLCLLGPRRVLGAWVLEHFALRLVMNWWSAVFATTVVAFPLMYRTARGAFESFDETLAQAGRTLGLSDTVIFWRIRMPCCRQGLLAGMVLSFARALGEYGATSMIAGYTPGRTATISTTVYQLWRTNDDAMALRWVWVNIGISFAVLMAVNLLERRREVRSWAR, encoded by the coding sequence TTGGATTGGTACCCTCTTTACAACTCTCTGCGCATCGCCGCGATCTCGACGGTGCTCTCCTTTTTCCTGGGCATCGCGGCGGCGTATTACATCGCCCGCCTGCCCCGGCTCGTCAAGGGGGCCCTGGACGTCGTCCTGACCCTTCCGCTGGTGCTGCCGCCCACGGTCGTCGGCTATCTGCTTTTGTGCCTTCTGGGTCCGCGCCGGGTCCTGGGCGCGTGGGTGCTGGAGCACTTCGCGCTCCGCCTGGTCATGAACTGGTGGTCGGCCGTGTTCGCCACCACGGTCGTGGCCTTTCCGCTGATGTACCGCACCGCACGCGGCGCCTTCGAGTCCTTCGACGAGACCCTGGCTCAGGCGGGCCGGACGCTCGGGCTCTCCGATACAGTCATCTTCTGGCGCATCCGGATGCCCTGCTGCAGGCAGGGGCTCCTTGCCGGGATGGTGCTCTCCTTTGCGCGGGCACTGGGCGAGTACGGGGCCACCAGCATGATCGCGGGCTACACGCCGGGGAGGACGGCAACGATCTCCACGACCGTGTACCAGCTCTGGCGGACGAACGACGACGCCATGGCCCTCCGGTGGGTCTGGGTGAACATCGGGATCTCCTTCGCGGTGCTCATGGCCGTGAACCTTCTGGAGCGGCGCAGGGAGGTACGGTCATGGGCGAGATAG
- a CDS encoding MogA/MoaB family molybdenum cofactor biosynthesis protein codes for MFTAAVVTVSDRGSRGERADGSGPRIEALLKERGYDIVHREIVPDEAGEIERALVRLADERNVALVLTTGGTGFSPRDVTPEATERACTRMVPGIPEAMRAASLKVTPRGMLSRGAAGIRGGTLIVNLPGSPKAAIENLEAVLPALEHGLEMLRGGPADCAAQSHTS; via the coding sequence ATGTTTACGGCTGCGGTGGTGACGGTGAGCGACAGGGGGTCGCGCGGCGAGCGCGCCGACGGAAGCGGCCCGAGGATCGAGGCGCTCTTGAAGGAGCGGGGTTACGACATCGTGCACAGGGAGATCGTCCCCGACGAGGCCGGGGAGATCGAGCGGGCGCTCGTCCGGCTCGCGGACGAGCGGAATGTCGCGCTCGTCCTCACGACCGGAGGGACGGGGTTCTCCCCGCGCGACGTGACGCCCGAGGCGACCGAGCGGGCCTGTACGCGGATGGTCCCGGGGATCCCGGAGGCCATGCGCGCGGCGAGCTTGAAGGTGACGCCGCGGGGGATGCTCTCGCGCGGCGCCGCGGGGATTCGCGGGGGGACCTTGATCGTGAACCTGCCCGGCAGCCCCAAGGCGGCGATCGAAAACCTGGAGGCCGTCCTCCCCGCCCTCGAACACGGACTGGAGATGCTCCGCGGCGGACCGGCCGACTGTGCGGCACAGAGCCATACATCCTAA
- a CDS encoding ATP-binding cassette domain-containing protein, with the protein MSLSVSVKKDYGNFRLNARFEAGNEALALLGASGCGKSLTLRCVAGIERPDEGRIVLNGRVLFDSRAGVDLPPRQRRVGYLFQQYALFPNMTALQNIAVGARIPREGAGGTRKKRRDAAMKYIERLHLKGLERKYPSQLSGGQQQRVALARILASEPEAILLDEPFSALDSYLKWQLELELADTLSLFPGTLLWVSHDRSEVVRNCSRVCVMETGEVDPPVSVSDFLGAPRTLRAARLCGCRNLASAERGGRPREVFVPDWGVRLACAEPVGEEAAFAGIHAHRLRPMAEGDGNRIPCLVARVLEDLDRTTLLLQPEEGGPDAAPLRMEAGAGIPLPRAGERITVSVDPEDVLLLRR; encoded by the coding sequence ATGAGCCTGTCCGTGTCCGTCAAGAAGGACTATGGAAATTTCCGCCTGAACGCCCGTTTCGAGGCCGGAAACGAGGCATTGGCCCTTCTGGGAGCCTCCGGCTGCGGCAAAAGCCTGACCCTGCGGTGCGTCGCGGGGATAGAGCGCCCGGACGAGGGGCGCATCGTCCTGAACGGCCGCGTGCTGTTCGACAGCCGTGCCGGCGTCGACCTGCCCCCCCGGCAGCGCAGGGTGGGCTACCTGTTCCAGCAATACGCGCTCTTCCCCAACATGACCGCCCTGCAGAACATCGCCGTCGGCGCCCGCATCCCTCGCGAAGGGGCGGGAGGGACGCGGAAAAAACGCCGCGACGCCGCGATGAAGTACATCGAGCGGCTTCACCTGAAGGGGCTCGAGCGCAAGTACCCCTCCCAGCTCTCCGGGGGACAGCAGCAGCGCGTGGCCCTGGCGCGCATCCTGGCCTCGGAACCCGAGGCGATCCTTCTGGACGAGCCCTTCTCGGCGCTCGACAGCTATCTGAAATGGCAGCTGGAGCTGGAGCTCGCCGACACGCTTTCGCTCTTCCCGGGGACGCTCCTGTGGGTTTCGCACGACCGTTCCGAGGTGGTCCGAAACTGCAGCCGGGTGTGCGTGATGGAGACCGGCGAGGTCGATCCCCCCGTCTCCGTCTCCGACTTTCTCGGCGCCCCCCGGACACTGAGGGCGGCGCGGCTGTGCGGCTGCAGGAACCTCGCCTCGGCGGAGCGAGGCGGCCGGCCGCGCGAAGTTTTCGTCCCCGACTGGGGGGTTCGTCTTGCCTGCGCCGAACCGGTCGGCGAGGAGGCGGCCTTCGCCGGGATTCACGCGCACCGCCTCCGTCCGATGGCGGAGGGGGACGGGAATCGGATCCCCTGCCTCGTCGCACGGGTCCTCGAGGACCTGGACCGCACGACGCTGCTGCTCCAGCCCGAGGAGGGCGGGCCGGACGCGGCCCCGCTGCGGATGGAGGCGGGGGCCGGGATCCCCCTGCCGAGGGCCGGCGAGAGGATCACGGTCTCGGTCGACCCCGAGGACGTCCTTCTGCTTCGGCGGTAG